Proteins from a single region of Macaca thibetana thibetana isolate TM-01 chromosome 4, ASM2454274v1, whole genome shotgun sequence:
- the CASP8AP2 gene encoding CASP8-associated protein 2 isoform X3 encodes MAADDDNGDGTSLFDVFSASPLKNNDEGSLDIYAGLDSAVSDSASKSCVPSRNCLDLYEEILTEEGTAKEATYNDLQVEYGKCQLQMKELMKKFKEIQTQNFSLINENQSLKKNISALIKTARVEINRKDEEISNLHQRLSEFPHFRNNHKTARTFDTVKTKDLKSRSPHLDDCSKTDHRAKSDVSKDVHHSTSLPNLEKEGKSHSDKRSTSHLPISVEKHCTNGVWSRSHYQVGEGSSNEDSRRGRKDIRHSQFNRGTERVRKDLSPGCGDGEPRILEASQRLQGHPEKYGKGEPKTESKSSKFKSNSDSDYKGERINSSWEKETPGERSHSRVDSQSDKKLERQSERPQNINRKEVKSQDKEERKVDQKPKSVVKDQDHWRRSERASLPHSKNEITFSHNSSKYHVEERRGWEDCKRDRSVNSHSFQDGRCPSFLSNSRTHKNIDSKEVDAMQQWENTPLKAERHRTEDKRKRERESKEDNKHIRNEKRVPTEHFQKVNKETKKTTSDLKKQNEPKTDKGEVPDNGVSEGAHNKELAMKAENGPNETKNKDLKLSFMEKLNLTLSPAKKQPVSQDNQNKTTDVPKSSGVCDSESSVQAKTVAYVPSVSEHILGEASVSEHTMGETKSSLLEPKVALLAMTEPRIGISETKMEEENSLLVRSVDNTMHCEVPICGTETSFPSPMEIQQTESLFPSTGMKQTINNGRAAAPVVMDVLQTDVSQNFGLELDTKRNDNSDSCGISEGMEMKVALSTTVGETTESILQPSIEEADILPIMLSEDNNPKFEPSVVVTPLVESKSCHLEPCLPKDTLDSSLQQTELMDHRMATGETNSVYHDDDNSVLSIDLNHLRPIPEAISPLNSPVRPVAKVLRNESPPQVPVYNNSHKDVFLRNSAHSTSKSQSDLNKENQKPIYKSDKCTEADICKNSPLDELEEGEIRSDSETSKPQECFEKNSKPRASADVRKSKTIPRHGKSTVGLDKDSRKTHVRIHQTNNKWNKRPDKSSRSSKTEKKDKVMSTSSLEKIVPIIAVPSSEQEIMHMLRMIRKHVRKNYMKFKAKFSLIQFHRIIESAILSFTSLIKHLNLHKICKSVTTLQKNLCDVIESKLKQVKKNGIVDRLFEQQLPDMKKKLWKFVDDQLDYLFAKLKKILVQFCDSKNFGRDSDEGKPEKTSKQNAQYSDCQKGSGYNSNKELLKEKLSKSEDCVHYKSLVGCKKSEEKYQDQNNSSINTVKHDSKKNFNNCFDNTKNSQSEERSLELHCSSTPKSEKNEGSSIEDAQTSQHATLKPERSFEILTEQQASSLTFNLVSDAQMGEIFKSLLQGSDLLDSSVNCTEKSEWELKTPEKQLLETLKCESIPACTTEELVSGVASPCPKMISDDNWSLLSSEKGPSLSSGLSLPVHPDVLDESCMFEVSTNLPLSKDNVCSVEKSKPCVSSILFEDLAVSLTVPSPLKSDGHLSFLKPDVSSSSTPEEVISAHFSEDALLEEEDASEQDIHLALESDNSSSKSSCSSSWTSRSVAPGFQYHPNLPMHAVIMEKSNDHFIVKIRRATPSTSSGLKQSMMPDESLTSLPRHGKEADEGADKEYISCQNTVFKSVEELENSNKNVDNSKSTHEEQSSMIQTQVPDIYEFLKDASGKMGHRDEVSDECFKLHQVWETKVPESIEELPSVEEISHSVGDHLPNTYIDLTKDPVTETKNLGEFIEVTVLNIDQLGCSGGNLNQSAQILDNSLQADTVGAFIDLTQDASSETKSEGNHPELAVEDLGCGVIQVDEDNYKEEKAQMANRPLECIVEETYIDLTTESPSSCEVKKDELKSELGSNCVNSELPGTLHNAHKKRRNLSDLNHSHKKQRKETDLTNKEKTKKPTQDSCENTEAHRKKASKKRAPPVNKDPSSLKATPGIKDSSTALATSTSLSAKNVIKKKGEIIILWTRNDDREILLECQKRGPSFKTFAYLATKLDKNPNQSHFVDPAGIQWRDLDSLQPPPPGSSDSCASATQVAGITGVCHYTQLIFCIFSRLLERQSFAVLARLVLNSGPLMIC; translated from the exons CTTCTCCTCTTAAGAACAATGATGAAGGCTCATTGGACATATACGCTGGGTTGGACAGTGCTGTTTCTG acagtgCTTCCAAATCCTGTGTACCATCAAGAAATTGTTTGGACTTATATGAAGAGATCCTGACTGAAGAAGGAACTGCAAAGGAGGCAACATATAATGAT ttgcAAGTAGAATATGGAAAATGTCAACTGCAAATGAAAGAGCTGatgaaaaagtttaaagaaatacaGACACAG AATTTCAGCTTAATAAACGAAAACCAGTCTCTTAAGAAGAATATTTCAGCACTTATCAAAACTGCCAGGGTGGAAATAAACCGCAAGGATGAAGAAATAAGTAATCTTCACCAAAG aTTGTCTGAGTTTCCACATTTTCGAAATAATCATAAAACCGCAAGGACATTTGATACAGTTAAAACAAAAGATCTTAAATCTAGATCTCCACATTTGGATGATTGTTCAAAGACTGATCACAGAGCTAAAAGTGATGTTTCTAAAGATGTACATCATAGCACTTCACTGCCAAAtctggaaaaggaaggaaaatcacaTTCTGATAAAAGGAGTACTTCACATTTACCTATATCTGTCGAGAAACACTGCACTAATGGTGTTTGGTCGCGTTCTCATTATCAGGTTGGTGAGGGTAGCTCAAATGAGGAtagtagaagaggaagaaaagatattAGACATAGCCAGTTCAACAGAGGAACTGAAAGAGTACGAAAAGACTTAAGTCCTGGCTGTGGTGATGGTGAACCAAGGATACTGGAAGCTAGTCAAAGGCTACAAGGACATCCTGAGAAATATGGTAAAGGTGAACCAAAGACTGAAAGCAAAAGTTCAAAGTTTAAAAGTAATTCAGATTCTGACTATAAAGGTGAACGCATTAACTCTTCTTGGGAGAAAGAGACCCCTGGAGAAAGGTCACACAGTCGAGTAGACTCTCAAAGTgacaaaaaactagaaagacaaaGTGAAAGACcacaaaatataaataggaaAGAAGTTAAATcacaagacaaagaagaaagaaaagttgatCAAAAACCTAAGTCAGTAGTAAAGGACCAAGATCACTGGAGAAGATCTGAACGAGCATCACTTCCTCATTCCAAAAACGAAATAACATTTTCTCATAATTCAAGTAAATACCAtgtagaagagagaagaggatggGAAGATTGTAAAAGAGACAGGAGTGTAAACAGTCATAGTTTTCAAGATGGAAGATGTCCATCTTTTCTTTCAAACAGTAGAACTCACAAAAACATTGACTCTAAGGAAGTTGATGCTATGCAACAGTGGGAAAACACACCTTTAAAAGCAGAAAGACATAGAACCGAGGATAAGAGGAAAAGAGAACGAGAAAGCAAAGAAGATAATAAgcatattagaaatgaaaaaagagtaCCTACAGAACATTTTCAGAAGGTTAATAAGGAAACTAAGAAAACCACTTCTGatttaaagaaacagaatgaaCCAAAGACTGATAAGGGAGAAGTCCCTGATAATGGAGTTTCTGAAGGAGCACATAATAAAGAGCTTGCAATGAAAGCTGAGAATGgtccaaatgaaacaaaaaacaaagacctAAAATTGAGTTTTATGGAAAAATTGAACTTAACTCTTTCTCCTGCTAAAAAGCAACCTGTTTCTCAGGATAATCAGAATAAAACAACTGATGTTCCCAAGTCCAGTGGTGTATGTGATTCAGAGTCTTCAGTGCAAGCTAAAACAGTGGCATATGTTCCCTCCGTCAGTGAACATATCTTGGGGGAAGCCTCTGTCAGTGAACATACCATGGGGGAAACGAAGTCATCATTATTGGAACCAAAGGTTGCTCTTTTAGCAATGACTGAACCCAGGATTGGTATCTCAGAAAccaaaatggaagaagaaaatagtTTGTTAGTTAGATCTGTTGACAATACTATGCATTGTGAAGTGCCCATTTGTGGTACAGAGACTTCCTTCCCATCTCCTATGGAAATACAACAGACAGAATCCTTGTTTCCATCAACAGGAATGAAACAAACCATTAATAATGGAAGGGCAGCAGCTCCTGTGGTAATGGATGTATTACAAACAGATGTGTCTCAAAACTTTGGATTGGAATTGGATACCAAAAGAAATGATAATTCAGATTCTTGTGGTATTTCTGAAGGTATGGAAATGAAGGTAGCACTTTCAACAACAGTGGGTGAAACCACTGAAAGCATTTTGCAGCCTTCAATTGAGGAAGCTGATATTTTGCCAATAATGCTTTCAGAAGATAATAACCCAAAATTTGAGCCTTCTGTTGTAGTTACACCACTTGTTGAGAGTAAGTCATGTCATTTGGAGCCTTGCTTACCTAAAGATACTCTAGATTCTTCACTTCAGCAGACTGAGTTAATGGACCACAGAATGGCAACTGGTGAAACAAACTCAGTATATCATGATGATGATAACTCGGTTTTGAGCATTGACCTTAATCACCTGAGACCTATTCCAGAAGCTATCAGCCCTCTGAATAGTCCAGTGAGACCTGTAGCAAAAGTTCTTAGAAATGAAAGCCCACCTCAAGTTCCAGTATATAATAACAGTCATAAAG ATGTGTTTTTACGAAATTCAGCTCATTCTACCTCTAAGAGTCAGTCTGATCTCAATAAGGAAAATCAAAAGCCAATTTACAAATCTGACAAATGTACAGAAGCAGACATATGTAAGAATTCACCATTAGATGAATTAGAAGAAGGGGAAATTAGAAGTGATAGTGAAACATCTAAACCACaagaatgttttgaaaaaaattccaaGCCTAGAGCGTCGGCTGATGTGCGGAAGTCAAAGACTATCCCACGACATGGGAAAAGTACTGTGGGTCTGGATAAAGACAGTAGGAAAACACATGTAAGAATCCATCAGACCAATAACAAATGGAATAAAAGACCTGATAAATCTAGCAGATCTTCAAAAACGGAGAAGAAAGATAAAGTGATGAGCACTTCCAGCTTGGAAAAAATAGTTCCAATTATTGCTGTACCCTCTTCTGAACAAGAGATCATGCACATGTTACGAATGATAAGAAAACATGTaaggaaaaattatatgaaattcaaggCAAAATTTTCATTAATACAATTTCATAGAATTATTGAGTCAGCAATTTTGAGTTTTACGTCTCTAATTAAACATCTGAACTTACACAAAATCTGTAAGTCAGTGACTACCTTACAGAAGAATCTCTGTGATGTTATAGAGTCTAAACTTAAGCAAGTTAAAAAGAATGGCATAGTTGATCGTTTATTTGAACAGCAGCTAccagatatgaaaaaaaaattgtggaaattTGTAGATGACCAACTTGATTATTTGTTTGCAAAGCTTAAGAAAATCTTAGTTCAGTTTTGTGATTCCAAAAACTTTGGAAGAGATAGTGATGAAGGCAAACCTGAAAAAACAAGTAAACAGAATGCACAGTATTCAGATTGTCAGAAAGGGAGTGGGTACAACTCCAACAAAgaattgctgaaagaaaaattatcaaaatcagaaGACTGTGTTCATTATAAGTCTTTAGTGGGATGTAAAAAGTCTGAGGAAAAATATCAAGACCAAAATAACTCCAGTATTAACACTGTAAAGCAtgacagtaaaaaaaattttaacaactgCTTTGATAATACAAAGAACTCTCAATCCGAAGAGCGCTCCTTGGAACTACACTGTTCAAGCACcccaaagtcagaaaaaaatgaaggaagcagTATAGAGGATGCACAGACATCCCAGCATGCAACTTTGAAGCCAGAACGAAGTTTTGAGATTCTTACTGAACAGCAAGCATCTAGCCTTACTTTTAATTTAGTGAGTGATGCACAAATgggtgaaatatttaaaagtttgttgCAAGGTTCTGATCTTTTAGATAGTAGTGTTAACTGTACTGAAAAAAGTGAGTGGGAGTTAAAGACTCCGGAGAAGCAGTTGCTAGAGACTCTTAAGTGCGAGTCTATACCAGCTTGTACAACAGAAGAGCTAGTTTCAGGGGTGGCTTCTCCATGTCCTaaaatgattagtgatgataaTTGGTCATTATTATCATCTGAGAAAGGTCCGTCTCTGTCTTCAGGGCTTTCATTGCCAGTTCATCCTGATGTGTTGGATGAAAGTTGTATGTTTGAAGTGTCTACTAACCTACCTTTAAGTAAAGATAATGTGTGTAGTGTAGAAAAGAGCAAGCCCTGCGTTTCTTCCATACTTTTTGAAGATCTAGCAGTCTCTTTAACAGTACCATCACCTCTGAAGTCAGATGGTCATCTCAGTTTTTTAAAGCCTGATGTTTCGTCTAGTTCAACTCCTGAAGAAGTCATTAGTGCTCATTTTAGTGAAGATGCATTACTTGAGGAAGAGGATGCATCTGAGCAAGATATTCATTTAGCTCTGGAGTCTGATAATTCAAGCAGTAAATCAAGTTGTTCTTCTTCCTGGACAAGCCGATCTGTTGCTCCAGGCTTTCAGTACCACCCTAATCTACCTATGCATGCCGTCATAATGGAAAAGTCCAATGatcattttattgtgaaaatacGACGTGCAACACCATCTACCTCTTCTGGTCTTAAACAGAGTATGATGCCTGATGAATCATTGACATCTTTGCCCAGACATGGAAAGGAAGCTGATGAAGGAGCagataaagaatatatttcatgTCAGAACACAGTTTTTAAATCTGTGGAGGAATTGGAAAATTCCAACAAAAATGTTGATAATAGCAAGTCAACTCATGAAGAACAGAGCTCTATGATACAAACACAGGTTCCTGATATATATGAATTTCTTAAAGATGCTTCAGGTAAGATGGGTCATCGTGATGAAGTGTCTGATGAATGTTTCAAATTGCATCAAGTATGGGAAACAAAAGTGCCTGAAAGCATTGAAGAATTGCCTTCAGTGGAAGAAATCTCACACTCTGTCGGGGATCATCTTCCAAACACATACATAGATCTAACGAAAGATCCAGTCACTGAAACCAAAAACTTGGGGGAATTCATAGAAGTAACAGTTTTAAATATTGATCAGTTGGGATGTTCTGGAGGCAATTTAAATCAAAGTGCTCAAATATTAGACAATTCTTTGCAGGCTGATACTGTAGGTGCTTTTATTGATTTGACACAAGATGCTTCAAGTGAGACTAAAAGTGAAGGTAATCATCCTGAATTAGCTGTTGAAGACTTGGGATGTGGGGTGATACAGGTAGATGAAGATAATTATAAGGAAGAAAAggcacaaatggcaaacaggcctTTGGAGTGCATTGTTGAGGAAACCTATATCGACTTGACCACAGAATCTCCCAGTTCATGTGAAgtaaaaaaggatgaattaaaATCAGAGCTAGGATCAAATTGTGTTAACTCGGAGTTGCCTGGGACTTTGCATAATGCtcacaaaaagagaagaaaccttTCTGATCTAAATCATtctcataaaaaacaaagaaaggaaacagacTTAACCAATAAGGAAAAGACCAAGAAACCTACCCAAGATTCTTGTGAGAATACTGAAGCTCACCGAAAGAAAGCCAGTAAGAAGAGGGCCCCTCCTGTGAATAAAGATCCCTCATCATTAAAGGCAACCCCAGGGATTAAGGATTCATCAACAGCACTTGCCACTTCTACGAGCCTTTCTGCAAAGAATGTTAttaaaaagaagggagaaattaTCATTTTATGGACAAG aaATGATGACCGGGAAATTTTACTGGAGTGTCAGAAAAGAGGGCcatcatttaaaacatttgcatATTTAGCCACTAAGTTGGATAAAAATCCAAATCAG tctcactttgttgaccCTGCTGGAatccaatggcgtgatcttgactcactgcaaccaccacctcctgggtcaagtgattcttgtgcttcagccacccaagtagctgggattacaggtgtgtgccactacacccagctaattttttgtatttttagtagattactggagagacagagttttgctgtgttggccaggctggtcttgaactctgggcctcTTATGATCtgctaa